The following are encoded together in the Chlorocebus sabaeus isolate Y175 chromosome 12, mChlSab1.0.hap1, whole genome shotgun sequence genome:
- the HRCT1 gene encoding histidine-rich carboxyl terminus protein 1, which translates to MLGLLGSTALVGWITGAAVAVLLLLLLLATCLFHGRQDCDVERNRIAAGGNRVRRAQPWPFRRRGHLGIFHHHHHPGHVSHVPNVGLHHHHPRHTPHHLHHHHHHHHHHHPHRHHPRHAR; encoded by the coding sequence ATGCTGGGCCTCCTGGGGAGCACGGCCCTCGTGGGATGGATCACAGGCGCTGCTGTGGCGGTTCTGCTGCTACTGTTGCTGTTGGCCACTTGCCTTTTCCATGGACGGCAGGACTGTGACGTGGAGAGGAACCGTATAGCTGCAGGGGGAAACCGAGTCCGCCGGGCCCAGCCTTGGCCCTTCCGGCGGCGGGGCCACCTGGGAATcttccaccatcaccatcatcctggCCACGTATCTCACGTGCCGAATGTGggcctccaccaccaccacccccgccaCACccctcaccacctccaccaccaccaccaccaccaccaccaccaccaccctcaccGCCACCACCCCCGCCACGCTCGCTGA
- the SPAAR gene encoding small regulatory polypeptide of amino acid response translates to MGAKALRGPKVAQWAMETAVIGVVVVLFVVTVAITCVLCCFSCDSRAQDPQGGPGRSFTVATFRQEASLFTGPGRHAQPVPSARDFWTFM, encoded by the coding sequence ATGGGAGCGAAAGCTCTGAGAGGACCTAAGGTTGCTCAGTGGGCCATGGAAACGGCAGTgattggggtggtggtggtgctgttCGTGGTGACTGTGGCCATCACCTGCGTCCTCTGCTGCTTCAGCTGTGACTCGAGGGCCCAGGATCCTCAGGGGGGCCCTGGCCGCAGCTTCACGGTGGCCACGTTTCGCCAGGAGGCTTCTCTCTTCACAGGGCCTGGTCGCCATGCCCAGCCAGTGCCGAGTGCCCGGGACTTCTGGACCTTCATGTGA